Sequence from the Miscanthus floridulus cultivar M001 chromosome 16, ASM1932011v1, whole genome shotgun sequence genome:
gccaccgtgaaaccaagggctattcccaaaataatatctgaagagaaggaagaagtaactgatgcatataaaaaagatatgtccagattctatgacaaacttaaaaaggatcaagaagtaaGGAGAAACTCGGAGAAATCGTACTtgttcgtagctccagatattctaagaaaaaaggtggcttcttaccagcaacaacaacaggaatctcgtaagccgtccaaagcaaTGTtaacagactatgaccgcactctcaccaagtcaattgaggcggcgcagaaaaagaagcgggcagggaaaggagttgcacaactcagacaacaatcgCACTAATCAGTCCCCccactagttgttggtaatgaatatggttcgaatttagaattaatgcatcaggcaaacatacctccggatatcgatttggatcaccttggcgaatttattgaagagactggtctcgacctttaccagatgtttggtgatagaaacattgagagtgcggcggaggttgatatttggaagaaaaaatttgtactaggccagagtctatacaaccctcaagccttaggtgatctggggatgcaaatgtacctactaaacaagtggtacatgcaggcgtctaccggtggatacttctgcgttggtgtcagaattagagacgaacattggttccgtggcgatgctgttatgtatgttgactttgcataatttcatcaactatgccacctgacctctctggacaaagttatcattagctgctattgcctgtaagtaataattctttcgatctattattaaactcatcatatgtgtgtatatgcatataaattatcctaacaagtactatatatatgcagatttacaatgacagagcgcagaaagaaaggctgcaatgaaattggttttattgatctccatatagtattcaaagacccagttactccaaagcctaattggaagtctgagtcagagagtaacctcatgaactttttagtgaaccaacgccacaagaaggatatactcttcccctacaacttcaagtgagtgttaataatatcgatcatccttaatggctcatatgttgattctagttaattaatgagtgttatgcgttatatcctataaacacatgcaacaatcactagatattgatggatatcgatctggtgaaaagtcacttgataatctatgactcgatgagaaaaccacaacaagactaccaagatatgatagatattatccagaggtaattttggtatctctagcaactatatctgatgatgtggtaaattttttattgggcagtgtttggaaaacctttattgagaagcaacatatgggaaaatgcaaagcgccactgaatgtaatccctttgaaagtaagtcccctaaatcatatcatctttattaattaaacatatagttttcaccggatcaccagattagatgataaatctttttcttgtaaagtggtgtctgaggcaggaacaggggaacaactactgtggttactatgtttgcgagtttatcaagcaggtctcccaaagaactcctatagagagactcaaagtacgtaaaaaatacactatatattcatttaattattattattaattgtgttactatgtctttatatatatatatatatatatatatatatatatatatatatatatatatatgtacatatattaatttattttcctttaattcaaacctgtaggctcgatggttggaggaaaaggtcatacggcaagaccagttcaaagcaattcaagagtctatagccggattttttaataaccaggtcatcaattctaagggcgagttctacttcgacccaacactgccatggaagccaagctagaggatgagaggaaacttgttatatcacaacaactgtaatgcaaacttttgtaatatatgcacatgaaataatataatgtaaaatacacatatgcatgcatgcatgtaaatatatatatatatatatatagttctatgcttgaattatgtcatttaatacgttcattgtgcttgaaccgaaacatactatacgcgcatataaatgtattattagcagcgtacaatatgacttcgaaaacctattttgaaaagaaaacaaaaaaataaaaagaaaagaaaaaagaaaaaaaaataacctttagtcccggttggtattaccaaccgggactaaatggtgCCGGccccgtggcatgtcaggaggcacctttagtcccggttggtgttacccaccaggATTAAAggccccccctttagtcccggttcctgacccgggactaaaggacccccctttagtcccggatgcttgctcttaggtgggaaaccgggactaaaggggattccccaccgggagtaaagcctgtCTCTGTACTAGtgttggagagaggaaaaccaagaaagacgcaagagagatgcagctgactcgggagcagtaccttgaggtaaatgaagaacatcaatattgattcattttgagattaagttggtttaatttgatcttcttatatgtccaatacttgatgacgtgtagatgattccctggtggtgccaagcgtatctcaagtgctgggcgatgatggtggagaggtggttcacggagaagtacctcaagatgcacagggatgcccgggaccgtcgtttgcagatgcaaggtccagcacaccatcaaggcagccgcagcctcaccggatacaaataagcatgggtacgcgaattcatttatctattgtgatgctcagttctgtctgatttctaatcatcgtgctgtctttctcgcaatcggcgtcacatagtggccaggcttgctcggacttgcaggcatggtgtatggcccacaaggacaaggcgacgtccgatgtctccttcaacctagaggacccacccgacgcatacacgaacccgagcgtccactcccgcatcagtgagtacactgaggtggcgaggtcgctccatgggccagaccacgatccgagcacccaggacttcgatggagagaccttcatgagggcggggcaaggcaagaagcatgggtggttctggcttggcgacggcgtcatcgacacggcctctactccctctctctcccagatccaagcacggagcacgagcgagagcccggccattcgcacatggccgaccgctgcacagcaccgggtcaacgcactcgaggttattcctgttttactcgtcatacattgatctttacacaccttaattagctttgcattactgaaatattagagtgaaatattgcaggacCGGCTGGaataagaaatgaggcaacgttagGAGCTGTAGGCGGGGCAGCAGAGGATAGCGGCCCAGctagaggccgagcgggccgagcggcaggcccaggcgcagaggctgacggacattacggagttcctacaagggcttaggcaacgtgtgggcttctctctgccagctgggctgttggttccacctccacctccgcgtcctgcagctgcagctactcctgtgagtatgaaagttttttttactttcgcttatgctttgcttgtatggcttcTATCTTcttagattagctatccaaataatcttgtctcacatgcaattttttcttctttgtgcagtctccatctgacggtggttcgaataatccacctcatgcacctccgaataatggagctgggccttcaccacagttacagtgaccgagatgagtgcacgttgtattttttccatttgttgttcacttggtgatggacttgtgatatacttatgATGCACTTGTGCACTTTGATGGACTTTTGGATTTATTTGGagggacttgagcacttattattatatatgtgatatatattgtgatggatgtgatatgtacGGATAGATGTGtagatggatgagatatatatgtgatggatgagatatatgtgtgatatatatttgtatgaatttatttgtcatgatggaatgtaaaaaaaattaaaaattgtcgttttgggtcactttgcctattcggcaaaggaccccgttaccgagtgccatggtcacagcactcggcaaagctgaaaaaatgggCTCTCGGAAAtctatttttccagctttgccgaatgccatgaccatggtactcggcaaagaaattttttcggcaattttttttttaaaaaaaaattcaaactttgtcgagCACCGATCAAGGGGCACTCCgtaaagaatttttagaaaaaaaaaataaaacatctttgccaagggccagatagagggcactcggtaaagaatttttttttaaaaaaataaaaaatctttaccgagtgcctgcaaggttagcactcggcaaagcgaccgtcaacggggttgacgtcgtgacggtcgcttttctttgtcgagtgcccccggggctctcggcaaagcatttgcctagtacccgataaaaaacactcggtaaatagagCTTTGTCGATCAATTTTTTATCGTGTGTTCTTGCCGAATGCTGCACTCGACAAAGGTTTTGTCGAGTACAatttagcctttgccgagtgcctcaggcgcTCAGCAAAAACCTGAATCCAGTCGTCTCCACGCGATCATAGGTGAGCGACAGCTTTCCCGTTCTTGGTGACGACGTCGCGGGTGTACCTGACCTCCTTGTTGCACCCGGTGCAGAGCTCCTCGAGGGTGCACTCCACCCTGCGCTCCAGCGGCGGCGCCTTGCGCACGACGTAGCTGGAGAACTCGGCGAACGCGcgccggccgcggccgccgccgccgacgttgCTGCAGGCGGTGTACACCTTCTTGACGACCGGCTCCTCCCGCGCCGGCGTGCAggtagcgccgccgccgccgccacggtcGTCCTTGTCAGCGGGCCGGCTCCTTATCGCGCCGTCGCGCACGGCGAACGCCGCCCTGTTCTCCTGCTGGTCCAGCAGCGCCTGCATGCACACAATATAATTATCAGCACCACCGTGCACGCAAGCTAGAATTACTGGCGTCATGAACGGACCTCGTAGGCCTCGGTGATGGCCTTGAACCTGGCCTCCGCCTCTGGCCTGGACTCCGGCGGGTGCTTGTCGGGGTGCCATTGGCGGACCAGGCTCCTGTACGCCGCCCTGACCCCCTGCGGGTGCGGGGAGGCGTCCCTGGCAACGTGAAGGATCTCGTAGTACAGCTCCGGCGGCTTGTTCTTGTTCCCCATTGGCCGGCCCTCCTGTAGCCTCTCCGCTCGCCAGAGGCCGACAAAGACGGACGGACGAACAGCAGAGAGTGAGCGAGCGTGTGTGAGAGACTGAGAGGGTTCAGGAGGTGCGGTAGCCTGTCACTGCTATAACGGGGCAGCGAGCTGAGGGGGTAGTAGTAGTGGATCGAGAGATGCGTGGCCGCTTTGTACGTAGGGATGGATGCTTGGACTGCCGAGAGAGATATGGGAAGGACCGGAAAGGAACGCGCGGGGCTGATCGATCGGCGGTTGGTGCGAGCGAGGCACAAGTTGCCGTGCGACGTGTAGGGCAACAAGGGGCCACGAGGGACATGCGTCCCGTTcacttgacttataagccatattttttcagcgaccaacgaacagtatttatttttcacaacaaattagtttacggtactttcagtcatgatttatgagccaaacgAACATGACGATGGATGCCTTGTCGGAACGTGCGGAGGGCTCCCGCCATTGCCATTCGCCATGCATCAGGTGGGTAGGCGACGGCGAGCGAGAGAAAAAAAATGTATGGATCCTGTATGTATCGCTGTCGCCGTGCATACACAGGGGCAATGGCTGATGCGTATCTCTCTCCGTGCCTAGACCGGTGGTCGTGGGTGCCAGCTGGAACTGAAGCACGCCTCGCCAAGACATCATCAACAGCAGCTAAATCGCCGATCCTGATTTTATTTTATCGACAAATCACGAACCGCTACAGCGGAGGACCTCTCGACGCAGCGCTGGATCGTGACCGGAGACACGCGTCAGCCATCGACCCGATGTATGCACGGCGACGCCATGCATACAGGATCCATGCAATTTTTTTGCGAGCGGAGAAGTCGGGGAAGGCGCGCAACGCAAGGGAGCAGCCATGCAAATGTCCTTTGGCAAGGATTGGTGGGAGACATTACTGTGGGCGTGGCGAGGCAGAGCAGTGAG
This genomic interval carries:
- the LOC136514230 gene encoding uncharacterized protein, translating into MGNKNKPPELYYEILHVARDASPHPQGVRAAYRSLVRQWHPDKHPPESRPEAEARFKAITEAYEALLDQQENRAAFAVRDGAIRSRPADKDDRGGGGGATCTPAREEPVVKKVYTACSNVGGGGRGRRAFAEFSSYVVRKAPPLERRVECTLEELCTGCNKEVRYTRDVVTKNGKAVAHL